A single region of the Herpetosiphon gulosus genome encodes:
- a CDS encoding DUF2634 domain-containing protein, with protein MAESLETDLQLTWRSLGMQSSDRIAVDLMAERSDLALVSGRANLAQAIVNRLLTRQGELSLLGHPDYGSRLYLLVGEPQSRRTHLRAEFYVRESLGFERRISEVVSVTIAPIIPRSDQRSTLELQVVVRPIDQSEPLVVNIAVALEG; from the coding sequence ATGGCCGAATCCCTTGAAACTGATTTACAACTAACATGGCGCAGCCTTGGCATGCAATCGTCTGATCGAATTGCGGTTGATTTAATGGCTGAGCGTAGCGATTTGGCTTTGGTCAGCGGTCGGGCTAATTTGGCACAGGCAATTGTTAATCGGCTATTGACCCGCCAAGGTGAATTAAGCTTGCTTGGGCATCCCGATTATGGCTCGCGCTTGTATTTGCTGGTTGGCGAGCCACAAAGCCGCCGCACTCATCTGCGGGCTGAGTTTTATGTGCGCGAAAGTTTGGGCTTCGAACGCCGCATCAGTGAAGTCGTTTCGGTCACAATTGCGCCAATTATACCGCGCTCGGATCAACGTTCAACCCTCGAATTACAGGTTGTGGTGCGGCCAATCGATCAATCGGAGCCGTTGGTGGTGAATATAGCAGTAGCCTTGGAGGGCTAG
- a CDS encoding PAAR domain-containing protein has product MGKPAAKKGDQVTGSCMHTVQPPGGPPPPPVQVPHPFVGMINDQLSSDVKIGGQPAAVAGSKAMNTPAHIPTPPNLSFITPPNNQATLEGGSQTVKINGKPAIRAGDQATTCDEVKVKAVVVAAGTVMIGD; this is encoded by the coding sequence ATGGGCAAACCAGCTGCTAAAAAAGGCGATCAAGTGACTGGAAGTTGTATGCACACCGTGCAGCCACCAGGTGGGCCGCCGCCGCCACCAGTCCAAGTGCCGCATCCATTTGTCGGCATGATCAACGATCAACTAAGCAGCGATGTAAAGATTGGTGGTCAGCCTGCGGCGGTGGCTGGCTCGAAGGCAATGAATACGCCAGCCCACATCCCAACGCCGCCCAACCTGAGTTTTATCACTCCGCCCAACAATCAAGCGACCTTGGAAGGTGGCAGCCAAACCGTCAAAATCAATGGCAAGCCAGCGATTCGCGCAGGCGACCAAGCGACAACCTGCGATGAAGTCAAGGTTAAAGCTGTGGTGGTGGCGGCTGGCACAGTCATGATTGGCGATTAA
- a CDS encoding phage baseplate assembly protein V produces MEELLQIIQRVAERSTQRIHTSELGIVTAVFPHADEGDNDNYQCSVQLRNYQLPDGSPFELRKVPVATPYLGLACIPNIGDLVVLSFIGGDINAPVIMGRVYNDEDRPPANNPKEFLLQHSIAEGGSLLLDSEGKIILTSKNGENTITLEDEKIAISNEKFSLVIDLAGEKISLSSNKDLSLIAETGKLTVQANAIELKSDSTLDLQASGAIKIKGSTIDLN; encoded by the coding sequence ATGGAAGAACTATTACAGATTATTCAGCGGGTTGCCGAACGCAGCACTCAGCGCATCCATACCAGCGAGTTGGGGATTGTGACGGCGGTTTTTCCCCATGCCGACGAGGGCGATAACGATAATTATCAATGTTCAGTGCAATTACGCAATTATCAGTTGCCCGATGGCAGTCCGTTTGAATTGCGCAAAGTGCCAGTTGCCACGCCCTACCTTGGTTTGGCCTGTATTCCCAATATTGGCGATTTGGTGGTGCTCTCATTTATTGGCGGTGATATTAATGCGCCGGTCATTATGGGCCGCGTTTATAACGATGAAGATCGTCCGCCTGCCAATAATCCCAAGGAGTTTTTGCTACAACATAGCATCGCTGAAGGTGGCAGTTTGCTGCTGGATAGCGAAGGCAAAATCATTCTGACCAGCAAAAATGGCGAAAACACGATCACGCTTGAAGATGAGAAAATCGCCATCAGCAACGAGAAATTTAGCTTGGTGATTGATCTTGCTGGCGAGAAAATTAGCCTTAGCTCCAATAAAGATCTCAGTTTGATTGCTGAAACTGGCAAACTGACCGTGCAAGCCAACGCAATTGAGCTTAAATCTGATTCGACCTTGGATCTTCAGGCTAGCGGCGCAATCAAAATCAAGGGTAGCACGATCGATTTGAACTAA